A region from the Sphingomonas sp. S2-65 genome encodes:
- a CDS encoding DUF5818 domain-containing protein produces the protein MPMGSRHRLTGRLARSARGLILRMDDGGVYALDADRKAEGLVGSRVLIEGTRSGFDRIDVDWIGPAEQTSPTTS, from the coding sequence ATGCCGATGGGATCCAGGCACAGACTCACCGGACGGCTGGCGCGCTCCGCCCGCGGCCTGATCCTGAGGATGGACGATGGAGGCGTCTACGCGTTGGACGCGGACCGCAAGGCGGAGGGTCTCGTCGGATCGCGCGTCCTGATCGAGGGGACGAGGTCGGGCTTCGATCGCATCGACGTCGACTGGATCGGTCCGGCTGAACAGACTTCGCCGACCACGAGTTGA
- a CDS encoding CHC2 zinc finger domain-containing protein, which translates to MQHPHPRAFLTDPKQIDTGRLRAAVRISEVAELGTKLRFAQGALRGRCPFHQEMTPGFIVDDSAGSYLCHGCGARGDALRLAQFLIKSSFLDTCDWLMANRAGANPARLPSISRAAKLRQAAVTSAKRSWRHARPLRGSPIDPMVQRMGFRSTKMGCMRFEWATRLGSDDEPGQTHPSLSIAFQDVDGSVVGVARYLLSDDFTCQIDGDPVRVGQFSGATARFGPARSRIILVPDIGDVPLTMRQYPGEAVWAVLQPQDLHDVALPHWVTHVTIFSTGEHIDPIARVAARVSLAPSCVTIDVDASC; encoded by the coding sequence ATGCAGCATCCGCACCCGCGCGCCTTTCTCACCGACCCCAAGCAGATCGACACCGGGCGCCTGCGCGCGGCCGTCAGGATCTCCGAGGTGGCGGAACTGGGCACCAAGCTCCGCTTCGCCCAGGGGGCGCTTCGGGGCAGGTGCCCGTTCCATCAGGAGATGACGCCCGGCTTCATCGTCGACGACTCTGCCGGATCCTACCTGTGCCACGGCTGTGGCGCGCGAGGTGACGCACTCCGCCTCGCCCAGTTCCTGATCAAGTCCAGCTTCCTCGACACCTGCGACTGGCTCATGGCCAATCGCGCCGGGGCGAACCCCGCACGCCTTCCCAGCATCTCGCGTGCGGCGAAGCTGCGCCAGGCGGCGGTGACATCCGCCAAGCGATCGTGGCGTCACGCGAGACCACTGAGAGGCTCGCCAATTGATCCTATGGTCCAGAGGATGGGCTTCAGGTCCACGAAGATGGGATGCATGCGCTTCGAGTGGGCGACCAGGCTCGGTTCCGACGATGAACCCGGGCAGACGCATCCGAGTCTATCCATCGCGTTCCAGGACGTCGACGGCAGCGTCGTGGGCGTCGCGCGCTACCTGCTGAGCGACGACTTCACGTGTCAGATAGACGGCGATCCCGTGCGCGTCGGCCAGTTCAGCGGAGCGACGGCGCGCTTCGGGCCCGCACGCAGCAGAATCATCCTCGTCCCCGACATAGGCGACGTGCCCCTGACGATGCGCCAGTATCCGGGAGAAGCCGTGTGGGCCGTCCTGCAGCCCCAGGATCTGCATGACGTCGCCCTCCCCCACTGGGTAACGCACGTCACCATCTTCTCGACGGGCGAGCACATCGATCCGATCGCAAGAGTGGCGGCGCGCGTTTCCCTCGCGCCAAGCTGCGTGACGATTGACGTTGATGCTTCCTGTTGA